Within the Flavobacterium sp. N502536 genome, the region ACTTTTTATCCCTTAAAGCGGCTGAGGGTTTCGCGGGTAACACCTAAATAAGAAGCCAAAAGCTTTTTAGGAACACGCTGAATTAGCAAAGGAAGTTTTTTGATAAGATTATTATAGCGTTCTTCGGCTGTTTGCGTCAGTAAAGACATGATGCGTTGCTGCAGAGCGATATAACCATAATGCGATTTAATTCTGAAGAAATTAGTCATTTTTGGAATTTCACTACACAGTTTTTCCCTGTTTTCTAATCGAAGACAAAAGAATTCTGAATCTTCAATACAATCAATAAACAAAGTGGCTGGAACCTGATTCTGAAAAGCATGAAAATCGCTTGTCCAGTATTGTTCCATTGCAAACTGCAGGATATGCTCCTTACCTTCATTATCAATAGCATATGTTTTCAACAAACCGCTTATAATCCAGTATTCAGAAGGAACAAGTTCATCTTTTTGCACTAAAAACTGATGCTTTCTTAATTTCTTATAAGTAAAACAAGCTGCGACAGTTTCCCATTCTTCATCAGTTAATGGACTTATTTCTTCTATATGTTTTCTTAATTGTAAATAATGGTTCTCCATAAACTGCAAATTCTTTTAGAACTACCTGATTTAATCCTTACGAAAGTAACAAAAAACTTTTTACTGATGATGAAACAAAACTCACACGATTGGTGTGAGTTTTGAAAAACCAATTACTGCCCTCCTCCCAAAGCTCTGTAAAACTCTATATAAGCCAAAGCTTCCTGCCTTTTTAAACTCGATAAATTCAGTTCGTTTTCTATTAAATTTTGCTCTACCAGAATTACTTCTAAATA harbors:
- a CDS encoding Crp/Fnr family transcriptional regulator — translated: MENHYLQLRKHIEEISPLTDEEWETVAACFTYKKLRKHQFLVQKDELVPSEYWIISGLLKTYAIDNEGKEHILQFAMEQYWTSDFHAFQNQVPATLFIDCIEDSEFFCLRLENREKLCSEIPKMTNFFRIKSHYGYIALQQRIMSLLTQTAEERYNNLIKKLPLLIQRVPKKLLASYLGVTRETLSRFKG